CGACCTGGATGTTGGCGGTCACGAGGTCGGAGTTGCGAAGCCGCGCGAGGTAGAGCACCTGGTCGCCGATCAGCACACCGAGGTTGACCGTCTCGGCGGTCTCCTCAGCAAGGTGGCGCAGCGGCTGCTCGCTCATCTGCACGATGCTGGAACCGCGCAGGGCCGCCGACCCGAGCGTGAGGACCGCGACGCCCGGCTGGATCGCGCCGTCGGGCAGTCTCTCGACGAATCCGCTCTCTTCGAGCGTGGCGACGACGCGGAACGCGGTCGGCATCGGGATGCCGGTGCGATCGCAGATCTCGCGGAGCTTCAGCGAGGTCACCGACTCGTCGAAGAGTCGCAGGACGTCCAGCCCCTTTGCCAGCGCCTCGATGCGATAGCGGTTTCCGCTCTTGGCCGGTGTCAACTCGTCGGTCACGCTGTACCCGCTTTCACTCAGCGAAACCGTAGCCCGCGGTGTCCGGCCCGCGCAATTCAGGCCCCGACTCGGAAGACCCGCAGCTGCAGGGCGAGCGTCCGGTAATAGCCGACGAGCGTGGTGAGTTCGAACACGACGGCTGCGCCGAGGGAGTCGGATGCCGCGGCCCACCGCGCATCGTCGAGGTCACCGTCCAGCAGGGCGACGACGGTCGATCCCACTGCGAGGTCGTCTTCGGCGAATGCGGACACGTCGAGCACGCGGATGGCCTCGAGCTCGGCCTCGCTGAAGCCGATGGCCCGGGCGATGGCCTCGTGCGACTCGCGTTCGAACGCGCTGTCCTGGTCCGCCGCGACGAGCAGGATCGCCAGTTCGCGCTGTCGATCGGTCAGGTGCGTCCG
This portion of the Microbacterium pygmaeum genome encodes:
- a CDS encoding carboxymuconolactone decarboxylase family protein; translation: MAPRIRPMPPADLDAEQRALYDAITGGPRASGPQHFALTSDDGALRGPFDAFLLSPAVGGALQGLGAAIRYRTHLTDRQRELAILLVAADQDSAFERESHEAIARAIGFSEAELEAIRVLDVSAFAEDDLAVGSTVVALLDGDLDDARWAAASDSLGAAVVFELTTLVGYYRTLALQLRVFRVGA
- a CDS encoding IclR family transcriptional regulator, encoding MTDELTPAKSGNRYRIEALAKGLDVLRLFDESVTSLKLREICDRTGIPMPTAFRVVATLEESGFVERLPDGAIQPGVAVLTLGSAALRGSSIVQMSEQPLRHLAEETAETVNLGVLIGDQVLYLARLRNSDLVTANIQVGSTLPAAYTSMGKLLLAYLSPDELAAALAGHDFARDAGPNAAATLKELGERLATIREQGYALQDEEVAAGLRSVSVPVFGRNPSQPAAAINIAVAASRHDLASLRGPLLGRLRQTADDISRRLRSA